A genomic segment from Deinococcus sp. YIM 77859 encodes:
- the aroE gene encoding shikimate dehydrogenase → MTLSGRPVSGVWRAFLYADPAAHSLSPALHRAAFAHAGLSGEYAAVRVPSAALPAALERLRAPDVLGANLSLPHKEAALPLLDSLSEAAQAIGAVNTVIHRGGRLIGENTDAPGFLAALADAGAPAAGVAVVLGAGGAARAAVWALRSQGWDVRVVNRTPGRAQALTRDLGGLAQAREEVPWEQVSLVVNASSAGLAHQDETPLPGFDFAALPPSALVYDMVYKPRETRLLREARRGGLQAENGLSMLAHQARLAFVAWTGVRVPVGVFLAALEEAA, encoded by the coding sequence ATGACCCTTTCTGGTAGGCCTGTTTCTGGCGTGTGGCGTGCCTTTCTGTACGCTGATCCGGCCGCGCATTCCCTCTCTCCAGCGCTCCACCGTGCGGCCTTTGCGCACGCCGGCTTGTCCGGCGAGTACGCGGCGGTGCGGGTGCCCTCCGCGGCCCTGCCCGCCGCACTGGAACGGCTGCGCGCTCCGGACGTGCTGGGCGCGAACCTCAGCCTGCCGCATAAAGAGGCCGCGCTGCCGCTGCTCGACAGCCTGTCGGAGGCTGCGCAGGCGATAGGGGCGGTGAACACGGTCATTCACCGCGGAGGGCGGCTGATCGGAGAGAACACTGACGCGCCGGGCTTTCTCGCGGCTCTGGCGGATGCGGGCGCACCCGCGGCGGGTGTGGCGGTGGTGCTGGGCGCGGGTGGTGCGGCGCGGGCGGCGGTGTGGGCGCTGCGCTCGCAGGGGTGGGACGTGCGGGTGGTCAACCGTACGCCGGGCCGCGCTCAGGCGCTGACCCGTGACCTGGGCGGTTTGGCCCAAGCGCGGGAGGAGGTGCCCTGGGAACAGGTGAGCCTGGTGGTGAACGCTTCCAGCGCAGGTCTCGCCCATCAGGACGAAACGCCGCTACCCGGCTTCGACTTTGCGGCCCTGCCGCCCAGCGCGCTGGTGTACGACATGGTCTACAAGCCGCGCGAGACCCGGCTGCTGCGGGAAGCTCGTCGCGGCGGCCTCCAAGCGGAAAATGGCCTCTCGATGCTGGCCCATCAGGCGCGCCTGGCCTTTGTGGCCTGGACGGGCGTCCGCGTACCGGTCGGCGTCTTTCTGGCGGCGCTGGAGGAGGCCGCCTGA
- a CDS encoding diacylglycerol kinase, which produces MSGGSALSLRRWVRSAGFAWAGIAHTYRTQANFRIEVWAAVLALGLALGLRAPLAPILLACALVLGLELLNTALEAVVDLASPGLHPLAKAAKDAAAGAVLVGSLGALLVGVAVLGPALLRLLT; this is translated from the coding sequence ATGAGCGGCGGCTCCGCGCTCTCCCTGCGCCGCTGGGTGCGCTCGGCGGGCTTTGCGTGGGCGGGCATCGCGCATACCTACCGCACCCAGGCGAATTTTCGCATCGAGGTATGGGCCGCCGTCCTGGCCCTGGGGCTGGCGCTGGGGCTGCGCGCGCCGCTCGCACCCATCCTGCTGGCCTGCGCGCTTGTGCTGGGCCTGGAACTGCTCAATACCGCCCTGGAAGCGGTGGTTGATCTCGCGAGCCCGGGGCTGCACCCACTCGCCAAAGCGGCCAAGGACGCCGCCGCGGGGGCTGTCCTCGTCGGCAGCCTGGGCGCACTGCTTGTCGGAGTGGCCGTGCTGGGGCCAGCGCTGCTGCGCCTGCTGACCTAG
- a CDS encoding PhoH family protein: MTDRTPGRPNTTPTPSPTASSTATVQLANQREAFALLGAGDANLRRMRELTPAKIIARGETVTITGDQADVQAAERMVRDALDVVRSGSELTPESLLRSARLSGEGRSLAQETQVTGLSLPRSLKPKTPGQRAYLEKIESSDITFGVGPAGTGKTYLAVAMAVQALKARKVKRIILTRPAVEAGERLGFLPGDLQAKIDPYLRPLYDALYDMLDQEKFESYLTSGVIEVAPLAFMRGRTLNDAFIILDEAQNTTGEQMKMFLTRMGFSSKVVVTGDVTQIDLPRHVTSGLAIARRVLGNIEGIAWHEFSDVDVVRHPLVGRIIKAYEKAEEAEQDKRAARRGEFASIPEDEGDR, translated from the coding sequence TTGACAGACCGTACTCCCGGCCGGCCCAACACCACCCCCACCCCCTCGCCCACTGCCAGCAGCACCGCGACGGTGCAGCTCGCCAACCAGCGGGAAGCCTTTGCGCTGCTGGGCGCAGGCGACGCGAACCTGCGCCGGATGCGTGAACTCACGCCCGCCAAGATCATCGCGCGGGGCGAGACCGTCACCATCACCGGAGACCAGGCCGACGTGCAGGCCGCCGAACGCATGGTCCGTGACGCCCTCGACGTGGTGCGCTCCGGCAGCGAGCTCACGCCCGAGAGCCTGCTGCGCTCGGCCCGCCTCAGTGGCGAGGGCCGCAGCCTGGCCCAGGAAACGCAGGTCACGGGCCTGAGTCTTCCGCGCAGCCTGAAACCCAAGACGCCCGGCCAGCGGGCCTATCTCGAAAAGATCGAGTCTTCCGACATCACCTTTGGTGTCGGTCCGGCTGGAACGGGGAAAACCTACCTCGCCGTGGCCATGGCCGTGCAGGCCCTCAAAGCCAGAAAGGTCAAGCGCATCATCCTGACCCGCCCGGCTGTGGAGGCGGGCGAGCGGCTGGGCTTTTTGCCCGGTGACCTTCAGGCGAAGATCGATCCCTACCTGCGTCCCCTGTACGACGCGCTGTACGACATGCTCGACCAGGAAAAGTTCGAGTCGTACCTCACGAGCGGCGTGATCGAGGTGGCCCCGCTGGCCTTTATGCGCGGCCGGACCCTCAACGACGCCTTTATCATCCTCGATGAGGCGCAGAACACCACCGGCGAGCAGATGAAGATGTTCCTCACGCGCATGGGCTTTTCCTCCAAGGTCGTCGTGACCGGCGACGTGACGCAGATCGACCTGCCGCGCCACGTGACCAGCGGGCTCGCCATCGCTAGGCGCGTGCTGGGCAACATCGAGGGCATCGCCTGGCACGAGTTCAGCGATGTGGACGTGGTGCGTCACCCGCTGGTTGGCCGCATCATCAAAGCCTACGAGAAGGCCGAGGAGGCCGAACAGGACAAACGCGCCGCGCGGCGGGGCGAGTTCGCGAGCATTCCAGAGGACGAAGGGGACCGGTAA
- a CDS encoding OsmC family protein: MTTPHKKTMHVTWLGEQRYVGVSESGHQLLIDNSPVKVGVSPMEALLGALATCTAYDVVEIMKKRRTPLASYRIEVEGERADTNPKRYTRITVRHIASGEGVTEDALERAAHLSHEKYCSVAASLNSEIVVETRVE; this comes from the coding sequence ATGACGACACCCCACAAGAAAACCATGCACGTCACCTGGCTGGGCGAGCAGCGGTACGTCGGCGTCAGCGAGAGCGGCCATCAGCTCCTGATCGACAACAGTCCCGTCAAGGTGGGCGTCTCCCCGATGGAGGCCCTGTTGGGGGCGCTCGCGACCTGCACCGCCTATGACGTGGTGGAGATCATGAAAAAGCGCCGCACTCCCCTGGCGAGCTACCGCATCGAGGTGGAAGGCGAACGTGCCGACACCAACCCCAAACGCTACACCCGGATCACGGTGCGCCATATCGCGAGCGGCGAGGGCGTGACGGAGGACGCGCTAGAAAGGGCCGCCCACCTCAGCCACGAGAAGTACTGCTCGGTCGCGGCCAGCCTCAACAGCGAGATCGTGGTGGAGACGCGGGTCGAATAG
- a CDS encoding hemolysin family protein: MNDILGIVALFVLVLMNGFFVAAEFALVSVRRTRIDQLAEEGNSTARATQSALQNLDLYIAATQLGITMASLAIGFVAEPAIEHLVHPLLGDTTLTEGQITAISFGVAFTISTVLHIVFGELAPKSWALQRSEQVALLVTRPLLVFTSIFQWAIRGLNALGNGVVRMFGLKGVAGHHTAYSEEEIRMIVSASSQEGVLEDEEKELVYNVFDLSDTTVREVMTPRIDMVMVDASSPLRRLLELNAEHGYSRVPVYQDSPDNIVGIVHTGDVLHHLDQLDEILIADVMRPVYFVPEGMKINDLLAKMREKKSHMAIVVDEFGGTAGLVTLEDALEEIVGEIYDETDEEEKPLIEVLAEGVYLMDASLTVGEVEERLGTNLEDGEGEYDTLSGFMTSHFGDIPEVGQSFVHSGWVFTVEDADQRRVTRVRVERAPTVMLFTPQEEQPHE; encoded by the coding sequence ATGAATGACATTCTCGGTATCGTTGCCCTGTTCGTCCTGGTCCTGATGAACGGCTTTTTCGTCGCGGCGGAGTTCGCCTTGGTGAGCGTGCGGCGCACCCGCATCGATCAGCTCGCCGAGGAGGGCAACTCGACGGCTCGGGCCACCCAGAGTGCCCTGCAAAACCTCGACCTGTACATCGCCGCGACGCAGCTGGGCATCACCATGGCCAGCCTGGCGATCGGCTTTGTGGCCGAGCCCGCCATCGAGCATCTGGTTCACCCGCTGCTGGGGGACACCACGCTGACCGAAGGGCAGATCACCGCGATCTCGTTTGGCGTTGCCTTTACCATCAGCACGGTCTTGCACATCGTCTTCGGGGAGCTCGCGCCCAAGTCCTGGGCCCTGCAACGCAGCGAGCAGGTGGCACTGCTGGTGACCCGGCCCCTGCTGGTCTTTACCAGCATTTTCCAGTGGGCCATCCGGGGGCTGAACGCGCTGGGCAACGGGGTGGTGCGCATGTTTGGCCTGAAGGGTGTGGCGGGACACCACACGGCCTACTCCGAAGAGGAAATCCGGATGATCGTCAGCGCCTCCAGCCAGGAAGGCGTGCTGGAGGACGAGGAAAAGGAACTCGTCTACAACGTGTTTGACCTGTCCGACACCACGGTGCGCGAGGTCATGACGCCGCGCATTGACATGGTGATGGTGGACGCGTCTTCCCCCCTGCGGCGCCTCCTCGAACTGAATGCCGAGCACGGGTACTCGCGCGTGCCCGTGTACCAGGACAGCCCTGACAACATCGTGGGCATCGTCCATACGGGTGACGTGCTGCACCACCTTGACCAGCTTGACGAGATCCTGATCGCAGACGTGATGCGGCCGGTGTACTTCGTGCCGGAGGGCATGAAGATCAACGACCTGCTCGCCAAGATGCGCGAGAAAAAATCGCATATGGCCATCGTGGTCGACGAGTTTGGCGGTACCGCCGGACTGGTCACGCTGGAAGACGCCCTAGAAGAGATTGTAGGGGAGATCTATGACGAGACGGACGAGGAGGAAAAACCTCTGATCGAGGTGCTCGCAGAAGGGGTCTACCTGATGGACGCCAGCCTGACCGTGGGCGAGGTCGAGGAGCGCCTGGGCACCAACCTCGAAGACGGCGAGGGTGAGTACGACACCCTCTCGGGGTTCATGACCAGCCACTTCGGGGACATTCCGGAGGTCGGACAGAGCTTTGTGCACAGCGGTTGGGTCTTCACGGTAGAGGACGCCGACCAGCGCCGCGTGACCCGCGTGCGGGTGGAACGCGCTCCCACGGTGATGCTTTTTACCCCTCAAGAGGAACAGCCCCATGAGTAA
- the aceA gene encoding isocitrate lyase — translation MTPTPRTPAEILEKTWQTEERWQGIRRNYSAADVVRLRGSLPIEYTLARHGAQKLWRLLKEEPFVNALGALTGNQAMQQVKAGLKAIYLSGWQVAADANNAGQMYPDQSLYPASSVPDVVRRINNTLRRADQIQHAEGRDDIDYFVPIVADAEAGFGGPLNAFELMKAMIEAGAAGVHFEDQLASEKKCGHLGGKVLVPTSQFIRTLNAARLAADVCGVPTVLIARTDADAANLLTSDIDDNDKPFCTGERTPEGFFYVRPGIEQAISRALAYAPYADMLWCETSVPNLEDARRFAEAVHAKYPGKLLAYNCSPSFNWKKNLDDETIARFQRELGAMGYKFQFITLAGFHSLNYSMFELAYGYARQQMSAFVELQEKEFAAQDRGFTAVKHQREVGTGYFDLVSTAAGGGQSSTTALTGSTEEQQFHGEKEVAAAHD, via the coding sequence ATGACCCCAACGCCCCGTACGCCCGCCGAAATCCTGGAAAAAACCTGGCAGACCGAGGAGCGCTGGCAGGGCATTCGGCGCAACTACTCCGCTGCCGATGTCGTTCGCCTGCGCGGCAGCTTGCCCATCGAGTACACCCTGGCGCGGCACGGCGCACAGAAGCTGTGGCGCCTGCTGAAAGAAGAACCTTTTGTGAATGCCCTCGGGGCCCTCACCGGGAACCAGGCGATGCAGCAGGTCAAAGCGGGCCTCAAGGCGATCTACCTCTCCGGCTGGCAGGTGGCGGCCGACGCCAACAACGCCGGACAGATGTACCCGGACCAGAGCCTTTATCCCGCCTCCTCCGTGCCGGACGTGGTGCGCCGGATCAACAACACCCTGCGCCGCGCCGACCAGATTCAGCACGCCGAGGGCCGGGACGACATCGACTACTTCGTGCCCATCGTGGCCGACGCGGAAGCGGGCTTCGGCGGTCCTCTGAACGCTTTTGAACTTATGAAGGCGATGATCGAGGCAGGGGCCGCCGGGGTTCACTTCGAAGACCAGCTCGCTTCGGAAAAGAAGTGTGGCCACCTGGGCGGCAAGGTGCTTGTGCCCACCTCGCAGTTTATTCGTACCCTGAACGCCGCTCGCCTCGCAGCCGATGTGTGCGGCGTGCCCACGGTCCTGATCGCTCGCACCGACGCCGACGCTGCCAACCTGCTGACCAGCGACATCGACGACAACGACAAGCCCTTTTGCACCGGCGAGCGTACCCCCGAAGGCTTTTTCTACGTCCGTCCCGGAATCGAGCAGGCGATCAGCCGCGCCCTGGCCTACGCGCCCTACGCTGACATGCTGTGGTGCGAAACCTCGGTGCCCAACCTCGAGGACGCTCGCCGCTTTGCCGAAGCCGTCCACGCGAAGTACCCCGGCAAGCTCCTCGCCTACAACTGCTCGCCCAGCTTCAACTGGAAGAAGAACCTCGACGACGAGACGATTGCCCGCTTCCAGCGCGAACTGGGAGCGATGGGCTACAAGTTCCAGTTCATCACCCTGGCGGGCTTCCACTCCCTGAACTACTCCATGTTCGAGCTCGCCTATGGCTACGCCCGCCAGCAGATGAGCGCCTTTGTGGAGCTGCAGGAAAAGGAATTTGCCGCGCAGGACCGGGGCTTTACCGCCGTCAAGCACCAGCGCGAGGTGGGCACCGGCTACTTCGACCTCGTCAGCACGGCGGCGGGCGGCGGCCAGAGCAGCACCACGGCCCTGACCGGCAGCACAGAAGAGCAGCAGTTCCACGGGGAAAAGGAGGTGGCTGCCGCCCACGACTGA
- a CDS encoding PAS domain S-box protein, whose translation MLSRRRRWPLAVLLLVLLLSLCAAALLHRFVLDQQEARFEREVSAYTSSLEGRLSDYENLLRGVRAFWQMQGTPDQAAFSAYVDNLALSHRYPGVLAVGFVEWSQGRAGPRAVIERIAPLHATNRAALGFDMMTERCRRAGILRALAHGMTQISCPVKLVQRDEEGRPLDGMLLFLPVRQGDTLRGLVYLALRTDQFLAALVPPDAVAGVNVRVLLNGERLSPGPAAPEDGFSQRVLLNLAGAEWTLVLGAPATFGRDAAAAVPVLLLVAGLLVAGLAFLLMQKQVQARERAESAAAAVAESQARLERSRAEFEAIFQAIQDAAAFTDPEGRVRLVNRALGRQFGYTPEALIGQPLADLHLDRRLAGRATFQALTTPYRRADGSVFWGEGQRSEVTAPQGELLGLLEVVRDVTERVEAERALQAGDRRSRAVLDAIPHVLWVSDPQGQVTYVNAQHRERLGGDHVHDRVHPEDRPVYERLWRDAYASGARTQCEVRLAVGEGRQYRWFVVRVAPISSEAGHGGEGRVTEWVASATDIHDRLVAERLAQRSEERYRAVLEGMPQIVWLTDPQGQPTYFNRRWEEYVGADRAGYGFLSLVHPDDRSEYQARWAAAVQAERPFEAGHRLLGQDGRYRTFVTRGLPVRGAQGQVIEWVGTSTDVDDQVYAEAAARLLADVSEQLSAPANDPLASRGDHYQAALDRITARLAESAGLWSTTPDLTLLAASRLDPRRVSPATREAIRQALDQVLRHEDPLFVQDASHPGLHEVNASGAALYPLVGRDGSVRGVLGLTYRQPPTDRDHELAHELAKRFATALDNDALRAQAETARADLEALNQSLEERVMQRTLELQDANRELEAFSYSVSHDLRTPLRHIVGFGDLLRKDAAGQLSPKGERYLSVMTDAAGRMSQLIDDLLEFSRMGRRELRRGPVDLSAVVQEAWHNLEPDRADRDITLELAPLPTVQGDAGLLTQVFTNLLANAIKYTRTREHARIQVTAQLNGPEVTVTVRDNGVGFDPRYTDKLFGVFQRLHRAEEFEGTGIGLANVRRIVTRHGGRVRAEGFPGQGAAFHVTLPLGGGTP comes from the coding sequence ATGCTCTCCCGTCGCCGCAGGTGGCCGCTCGCCGTGCTGCTGCTGGTGCTGCTGCTCAGCCTATGTGCGGCGGCCCTGCTGCACCGCTTCGTGCTGGACCAGCAGGAGGCCCGTTTTGAGCGGGAGGTGAGCGCCTATACCTCCAGCCTGGAGGGCCGCCTCAGCGACTACGAGAATCTGCTGCGCGGCGTCCGCGCCTTTTGGCAGATGCAGGGGACGCCTGACCAGGCCGCCTTTTCGGCCTATGTGGACAACCTGGCGCTCTCCCACCGCTATCCGGGCGTGCTCGCGGTGGGTTTTGTCGAGTGGTCGCAGGGGCGGGCTGGACCGCGGGCCGTGATCGAACGAATCGCGCCCCTGCACGCCACCAACCGCGCTGCCCTGGGCTTTGACATGATGACCGAGCGTTGCCGCCGGGCTGGCATCCTCCGGGCCCTGGCCCACGGCATGACCCAGATCAGTTGCCCGGTGAAGCTGGTGCAGCGCGACGAGGAGGGCAGGCCGCTGGACGGCATGCTGCTCTTTCTCCCGGTGCGCCAGGGCGACACCCTGCGGGGCCTGGTGTACCTCGCGCTGCGTACGGACCAGTTTCTGGCGGCCCTGGTGCCCCCGGATGCGGTCGCAGGTGTCAACGTGCGGGTGCTGCTGAACGGAGAGCGGCTCAGCCCGGGCCCCGCAGCACCGGAGGACGGCTTTTCTCAGCGCGTTCTTCTGAACCTTGCCGGAGCCGAGTGGACGTTGGTGCTGGGCGCGCCTGCGACCTTTGGCCGGGATGCGGCGGCGGCCGTCCCGGTGCTGTTGCTGGTGGCCGGTTTGCTCGTGGCGGGCCTGGCCTTTTTGCTGATGCAAAAGCAGGTGCAGGCGCGGGAACGCGCCGAGAGCGCAGCGGCGGCGGTGGCCGAGTCTCAGGCGCGTCTGGAGCGCTCCCGCGCCGAGTTCGAGGCGATCTTTCAGGCCATCCAGGACGCGGCGGCCTTTACGGATCCCGAGGGGCGGGTGCGGCTGGTCAACCGAGCGCTGGGTCGGCAATTCGGGTACACCCCGGAGGCGTTGATCGGCCAGCCCCTCGCGGACCTGCACCTCGACCGCCGCCTCGCGGGCCGGGCGACCTTCCAGGCGCTCACCACCCCGTACCGCCGCGCGGATGGGAGTGTGTTCTGGGGCGAAGGACAGCGCAGCGAGGTGACGGCGCCGCAAGGCGAACTGCTGGGGCTTCTGGAGGTGGTGCGGGACGTGACGGAGCGCGTCGAGGCTGAGCGCGCCCTTCAAGCGGGAGACCGCCGCTCCCGCGCGGTGCTGGACGCTATTCCGCATGTCCTTTGGGTGAGCGATCCGCAGGGGCAGGTCACGTACGTCAACGCCCAGCACCGTGAGCGCCTGGGTGGGGATCACGTTCATGACCGCGTGCACCCGGAAGACCGCCCCGTCTACGAGCGCCTGTGGCGGGATGCCTACGCCAGCGGCGCGCGCACCCAGTGTGAGGTTCGCCTGGCGGTGGGGGAGGGCCGTCAGTACCGCTGGTTCGTGGTGCGCGTCGCGCCCATCTCCAGCGAGGCCGGTCACGGGGGAGAAGGTCGCGTGACCGAATGGGTGGCTTCGGCCACCGACATCCATGACCGCCTGGTCGCGGAGCGGCTCGCGCAGCGAAGTGAGGAACGCTACCGCGCCGTGCTGGAGGGCATGCCGCAGATCGTGTGGCTGACCGACCCGCAGGGCCAGCCCACCTACTTCAACCGCCGCTGGGAGGAGTATGTGGGGGCAGACCGCGCGGGGTACGGGTTCCTCAGCCTGGTGCACCCCGACGACCGCAGCGAGTACCAGGCCCGCTGGGCGGCGGCGGTGCAGGCGGAGCGGCCCTTTGAGGCGGGACACCGCCTGCTGGGCCAGGATGGCCGCTACCGCACCTTTGTCACCCGCGGCCTACCGGTGCGGGGCGCGCAGGGACAGGTGATCGAGTGGGTGGGCACAAGCACCGACGTAGATGACCAGGTGTACGCGGAAGCGGCTGCTCGTCTCCTCGCCGACGTGTCGGAACAGCTTTCCGCGCCCGCCAACGATCCCCTCGCCTCTCGTGGGGATCACTACCAGGCTGCGCTCGACCGGATTACCGCTCGCCTGGCCGAGAGTGCGGGGCTGTGGAGCACCACCCCCGACCTGACCCTGCTCGCGGCCTCCCGCCTGGACCCCCGCCGGGTATCACCCGCGACCCGTGAGGCCATTCGTCAGGCCTTGGATCAGGTGCTGCGCCACGAGGATCCGCTGTTTGTTCAGGACGCGAGCCATCCTGGGCTGCATGAGGTGAACGCTTCCGGCGCGGCCCTGTACCCGCTGGTCGGCCGGGATGGGTCGGTGCGGGGTGTGCTCGGCCTGACCTACCGCCAGCCTCCCACCGACCGTGACCACGAGCTGGCCCACGAACTCGCCAAGCGGTTCGCCACGGCCCTCGACAACGACGCCCTGCGGGCTCAGGCCGAGACGGCCCGCGCGGATCTAGAAGCGCTCAACCAGTCGCTGGAGGAACGGGTGATGCAGCGCACCCTGGAACTCCAGGACGCCAACCGCGAACTCGAAGCCTTTAGTTACAGCGTCTCGCACGACCTGCGCACGCCGCTGCGGCACATCGTGGGCTTTGGAGACCTGCTGCGCAAGGACGCGGCCGGGCAACTCTCCCCCAAGGGCGAGCGGTACCTCTCGGTGATGACCGATGCGGCGGGCCGGATGAGCCAGCTCATCGACGACCTGCTGGAGTTCTCGCGGATGGGCCGCCGCGAGCTGCGCCGCGGGCCGGTCGATCTGAGCGCAGTCGTGCAGGAGGCGTGGCACAACCTGGAACCCGACCGGGCGGACCGCGACATAACGCTCGAGCTCGCGCCGCTCCCCACGGTGCAGGGTGATGCGGGGCTGCTCACCCAGGTGTTTACCAACCTGCTGGCCAACGCCATCAAGTACACCCGGACCCGCGAGCACGCCCGCATTCAGGTCACGGCCCAGCTGAACGGCCCCGAAGTGACGGTCACCGTCCGTGACAATGGCGTAGGTTTTGACCCTCGCTACACAGATAAACTGTTTGGCGTGTTCCAACGTCTGCACCGCGCCGAGGAGTTCGAAGGGACCGGGATTGGTCTGGCGAACGTTCGCCGCATCGTGACCCGCCACGGGGGCCGCGTTCGTGCCGAGGGCTTCCCCGGACAGGGAGCCGCCTTTCACGTGACCCTGCCCCTTGGTGGAGGCACCCCATGA
- the ybeY gene encoding rRNA maturation RNase YbeY: MIDLIARKTPPPGLRPALRAALTAAMRHFGVEDREVTVVLVGDRTIRRLKREHWGEDAPTDVLSFPTWEPGDPFMPPHLGDIIISLDTAGRQAQARGHSLTREVALLASHGLTHLVGHDHPHAEGLGFEEGATGPEWQVFHDAWAAARAALPEGA, from the coding sequence GTGATCGACCTCATTGCCCGCAAGACGCCGCCCCCCGGTCTGCGTCCAGCCCTGCGCGCCGCTCTTACCGCCGCGATGCGGCATTTCGGCGTGGAGGACCGCGAGGTGACGGTGGTGCTCGTGGGAGACCGGACCATTCGCCGCCTCAAGCGCGAGCATTGGGGCGAGGACGCACCCACCGACGTGCTGAGTTTTCCAACCTGGGAGCCGGGGGACCCCTTTATGCCGCCGCACCTGGGAGACATCATCATCAGCCTGGACACGGCGGGGCGACAGGCGCAGGCGCGGGGGCATTCCCTCACACGGGAGGTGGCCCTCTTGGCCAGCCACGGCCTTACCCATCTCGTCGGGCACGACCACCCGCACGCGGAGGGCCTGGGCTTCGAAGAGGGCGCGACCGGGCCGGAATGGCAGGTGTTTCATGACGCCTGGGCGGCGGCGCGAGCGGCCCTCCCCGAGGGGGCATGA
- the cdd gene encoding cytidine deaminase: MSKVSCSLPDPQLLEGAKAAFKQAYAPYSRFRVGAALRTSDGRVFFGANVENASYGLGRCAEQSAVQAMATAGAREFTEIVVYSEATPPASPCGACRQILFEFSPEARVVCVNQHGDVVSGRVAEFLPHGFRLEQRDDGHEVGTL, encoded by the coding sequence ATGAGTAAAGTTTCTTGCAGCCTCCCTGACCCGCAACTGCTGGAGGGCGCCAAAGCCGCCTTCAAGCAGGCCTACGCCCCCTACAGCCGCTTCCGGGTGGGCGCCGCGCTCCGGACCAGCGACGGCCGCGTGTTCTTCGGCGCGAATGTCGAGAACGCCAGCTACGGTCTGGGCCGCTGCGCCGAACAGAGTGCCGTGCAGGCGATGGCGACAGCTGGAGCGCGCGAGTTCACCGAGATCGTGGTGTACTCGGAAGCCACGCCGCCGGCCAGCCCCTGTGGTGCCTGCCGCCAGATTCTCTTCGAATTCAGCCCTGAGGCCCGCGTAGTTTGCGTGAACCAGCATGGCGACGTGGTGAGCGGGCGGGTCGCGGAGTTTCTGCCGCACGGCTTCCGACTGGAACAGCGGGACGATGGCCACGAGGTGGGAACGCTCTAG
- a CDS encoding hybrid sensor histidine kinase/response regulator: MTSTGLAMPEPGQPLRVLHLEDNELDHELVVMSLDGELPWPLDIRRVEDEAGFLEALETFQPHLVLSDYALPSYDGLSAFRAAHARSPHLPFIIVTGAMGEETAVDTLREGVTDYILKQRLERLPPSVRRAVAEADARDRRERAEQEIRELNLSLQARLEEVERLRGIAEAQRQRLEVQAEQLEEALKLQKTFLAETSHELRTPLTALLGYLRRAEREVGGSQTLQDAQRVAENMTRLVNDLLQLSRGELVQGIEMHFVNLGNIVRQVGRDYGVQADAPDLEIIGDPGRLTQVFVNLVSNAIRVCGTPDLVRLSVTQEDGRACATVVDRGPGIPDHVKPRIFDKFYRGKEAGSTGLGLTIAQQVVHSHGGTIEVLDTPGGGATFRVCLPLPDEDEEDFDLGDRLSELDPEDQTA, translated from the coding sequence ATGACCAGCACCGGACTCGCCATGCCGGAACCCGGGCAGCCCCTGCGGGTTCTGCACCTCGAAGACAACGAGCTCGACCATGAACTGGTGGTGATGAGCCTGGATGGCGAGCTGCCCTGGCCGCTTGACATCCGCCGCGTGGAGGACGAGGCGGGCTTCCTGGAGGCCCTGGAGACGTTCCAACCACATCTCGTCCTGAGTGACTACGCGCTGCCCAGCTATGACGGCCTCTCGGCCTTCCGCGCCGCGCACGCCCGGTCCCCGCACCTTCCCTTCATCATCGTGACCGGCGCGATGGGCGAGGAAACGGCGGTCGATACGCTGCGTGAGGGCGTGACCGACTACATCCTCAAGCAGCGTCTGGAGCGCTTGCCCCCCAGCGTGAGGCGTGCTGTTGCCGAGGCGGATGCCCGCGACCGCCGCGAGCGGGCCGAGCAGGAAATCCGGGAGCTCAACCTCTCCCTCCAGGCCCGGTTGGAGGAGGTCGAGCGGCTGCGCGGCATCGCGGAAGCCCAGCGGCAACGCTTGGAAGTCCAGGCCGAGCAGCTGGAAGAAGCCCTGAAACTCCAGAAGACCTTTCTGGCCGAAACCAGCCACGAGCTGCGTACGCCCCTGACCGCCCTGCTGGGGTACCTGCGGCGCGCGGAGCGTGAGGTGGGGGGCTCGCAGACCCTGCAAGACGCCCAGCGCGTCGCTGAGAATATGACCCGGCTGGTCAACGATCTGCTGCAACTCTCCCGCGGCGAACTCGTGCAGGGCATCGAGATGCACTTTGTGAACCTGGGCAATATCGTCCGGCAGGTGGGCCGCGACTACGGCGTGCAGGCCGACGCCCCTGACCTGGAGATCATCGGCGATCCGGGCCGCCTCACCCAGGTGTTCGTGAACCTGGTGAGTAACGCTATCCGCGTCTGCGGCACGCCCGATCTGGTGCGCCTGAGCGTGACCCAGGAAGACGGGCGGGCCTGCGCCACGGTGGTCGACCGCGGTCCTGGGATTCCCGATCACGTCAAGCCGCGCATCTTCGACAAGTTCTACCGCGGCAAGGAGGCGGGCTCGACGGGGCTGGGCCTGACCATCGCCCAACAGGTCGTTCATTCGCATGGGGGCACCATCGAGGTGCTGGACACACCTGGTGGCGGCGCGACCTTCCGCGTGTGCCTCCCCCTGCCCGACGAGGATGAGGAAGACTTCGACCTCGGTGACCGCCTGTCCGAGCTGGACCCAGAAGACCAGACGGCCTGA